A window of Indicator indicator isolate 239-I01 chromosome 25, UM_Iind_1.1, whole genome shotgun sequence contains these coding sequences:
- the EREG gene encoding proepiregulin, which produces MDAGCLPLRSLLLFLGYLLQAVLGTTVIPLCGPGEMENCTTALIQTENSPRVAQVGITRCKPEMKDYCFHGQCVYIVDLDEHYCRCDVGFSGVRCVHSELVRQPLSKEYVALTVIIVLLFLVAISIASYYICRRYRNKRRRTTSSEYKEVGAL; this is translated from the exons ATGGACGCCGGGTGTCTGCCTCTCCgcagcctgctgctcttcctcg gtTACCTATTGCAAGCTGTCCTGGGCACAACTGTGATCCCCTTATGTGGGCCTGGTGAGATGGAGAACTGCACAACAGCCCTGA TCCAGACAGAGAACAGTCCCCGTGTGGCTCAGGTGGGGATAACCAGGTGCAAGCCTGAGATGAAGGACTACTGCTTCCATGGCCAGTGTGTCTACATAGTGGACTTGGATGAGCACTACTGCAG GTGTGACGTGGGCTTCTCTGGCGTGCGCTGCGTGCACTCGGAGCTGGTCCGGCAGCCCCTCAGCAAGGAGTACGTGGCCCTGACCGTCATCATCGTCCTGCTCTTCCTCGTTGCCATCTCCATCGCCAGCTACTACATCTGCAGAAG GTACAGGAACAAGAGGAGACGAACAACCTCCAGCGAGTACAAGGAAGTTGGTGCCCTGTAG